The genomic segment CTTTTTGAATAATTAAATGATAACTGCCTATGTTGCTGCCAAGGTTCATTGTATAATATACCGTGTGTCTATATCAAGCCTTGTGGTTTCAGACCAACAATCATAGGACTTGTCTTCAGTATATTACAGAGCACTGGTACCACTAAGTGGTGAGATTCGGTGACTGTCTACATAGTCTTAGAGGTGAGTAGTTTGTAATAAATAACCAGCACGGTCCCAACATTGTGTCAAGAATTGAGAAACGTTTTGGTAATTTCTTGGAGGAATTGAAACAGCTTTCTGCctcatttcctgttcctgtttaaaACACAAATTATGATTCCATAGATAAGCCCTCTGTTTAATCTCAAAGACCAGtgtaggggtttgtttatacagtgcTCATTACCTTATTTACAAGGGGGTTctggaaataataaaaatgcccctttagtgttatatataaaaatgtatgaaattcaAAGCATAGGCAGAATATATTCCCTATTTATTGTTCTTATGTTCAGCAATGTGCATTTAGATGTTTATTGTCCACTTAACCAAGTGTTCCTcacctttttttgcatttatcatTTAACTCCAGCATTGCTTGACAAATAGCAGATATCTACGAACAAAGCCATAGATTTGAGCCACTCAATTTCAAGTTCATTTTGTTCAAACACCGATCCTAATTTTTCTTCACTTTGCCTCAGCATGTTATTCATTCTGTATTTCAaattaatgggatttttttttttgcaagtttcgACTGAGTCATAATTACTTGCCAGGGGAGAAAAGATGAGGCATCACCGATATTTTATGGGATAAATGTTGTACTTTGGTGATAGAATTCTCGCAGCTATTTGGCTGTCCCCCTTGCTAATATTGTAGACGCCAATAAAACAGATCCTAGTTCTTACCTCTCCCTCTTATTAATACCTAAAGCACAAATAAACTGCCTTTTAATAGtctgtttttgttgttttccCAGTTCTTCAGTGCAAGTAGGTACATCCCAGGCACACAGATAGTGGATCCCAGAGTTGATTAAGGAGAGCAGAGACTTTGAACATTAATCTGCTAAGTGCTTAGAGCTCTTTTATTTGGTGTTTAGTTGATTAAAGCTAGCAGAACATctctaattatattatattacagttgTTTCTTATTTTTATGGCATTCCCTCAGCCAGGTGTTGATAACAAGAGATTGCAAATTAAATTAAGATTAGGAAAGCTGTAATTTTGTTAAGTACTGAAAAAATGGATTCTACCCCATTTCTTGCTCACCTCACCTGGTGATTCTACAAAACACTTTACTTACATCTCCTTATAGCAAGGTCTTGACTTCCCCTACCCTGTGTGTAGTGGTAAGGAGGTACAACATTAGTACTGGGAATTGGGGCCAGTTATTGTGCCAGAAACTTGGGTTAAATGGGTTTATTAAGAATCAAAACACTGTCCAATCCCTACACTGAAGCCAAAGCAATGATATTGAGTAAAACAATGAAATGATCTGCTGCCGCTAACCCTTCCCTTCCTTCATTCCACACTCCCTTAAGGTGTTGAGCATGatcctaaagaaaataaaaatgattccctcCATATATCATGGCATTCCTACATCTACTGCCACTTAATAGTGGATAAAGAGTCAGTAGTGGGGCTGCATCCAAATCGGGTCTTGGTGCTGTACTATGGCCAgattctgtataatatgtaaaCAATTCAATTTGATTTTAGAGTTCTTCCTGTATAATCACCTGAAGTCCTCAGTCGTCTTAcctttatcattaaaaataagaaggaagaaagaaaggtaAGAAGGATAGGGTCAATGGTATGGCCCTTCCTTAAGGCATTGACCCCCACGCCTGTAACAAAGGTAACAGGAAGATCCTGATACATAAACAAAATGTTGGTGGTAGGTACCACTACAGAATGCCTCTTTCTGTCCCATCTCTTCTATTTGTTTAAAGGagtaaaatgaaagtgttgtattAAGGTTTTTGTAAACCATTTATTTCTCCGTTTaaacaaatattataaaatgtatttgctatttaaATTAAATCATCCAGTAAATTATCCAGTGAACATTATTACATTGCAAACTTGGActtatttcttgttttttatcTTATTCTTATTCAGGTCATCtgaggcccaccgggactacgtCTGAAGGGCCTGGCTCCTATTATAGAAAAGGGTGAATGCATCCggaaaattatacatatataaatacagtacaattacaatgtgtttatatatgtgtatactttattaaacatgtatttttctgTGTTGGATATATGGACATCAGCAATTTTGctaaacagtagcttatactcaGTAATTACTGCATGATGTATGCTAAATGAATTGTTTCTTAGATTATAGATCATCTGGAAACACGTGCAACACCCAGGTGTATTGCTCATAATGAGTGTCCATCatcttgtaaaaaagaaaaactcgtTAACAGagatcatttaaaataaattaaatagtgACACCCAATGAATTTTAGGTATAAAAGGAGCTATAAAGAAATAGTTCTGTGGCCCTGTTTCTCATTCATTTCTTTCTCAGGAGGTTCAATCCtcttcttttccagctttcaccATGAGCTTTAGACAAGGGCCACCCACAGGCAAAGGGTGTTCAGTTTTTGAATCTTCTGGTATTTCTACAACTGGAAATAGCCATGGTAGAGCAGGTGGCATTTATAGTGGTGGAGCACATGTTGTTAACTATGCTGGAAGCTTAAGGAGTGGGTATGGTGGACATATTGGAAACAGAGGTGTAGGCTTTGCTGATGGATCTGCTGGTGGGGTATGCTTTGATTCTGGTGCTGGATTTGGGTATGGTGGTGAATCTGGCTTTGGTGGAGGATCTGGATATGGAAGTGGATTTGGTTCTGGCTTCATTGCAGCTGGAGGTGGCCACAGAGCTGGCTTTGGTTTTGGAGATGATTCAGGACTGCTgtcatttaatgaaaaaataaccaTGCAAAATCTGAATGATCGTCTTGCCACATACCTAAACAAGGTGAAAGCATTAGAAGAGGCTAACACTGATCTGGAGAAGAAGATCCGTAACTGGTACGACACTCACGGTCCAAGCCAAGTCCAAGACAAAGACTACAGTCCTTACTACAGAACAATTGAAGACCTTCAGAAAAAGGTCAGGGAAGTAATCACGTGCTAAGTGAACCCCAATCATACATGAAAAATTATACTTGTTTCTGAGAATCCCCTTActttaaagtgataaaaaaatgCCAGTATTCTGATTGGTTACACTAGCTGTGTGAacgttttaatgtttttattagttaCAGGCTTTTGTTTGGTTTTAGTCCAGCCTCCTTCATTGCTATGACCACACATATGAATTATGTCTTAAAGAGATAGTAGGTGTGAATTCTGATATCTGTATTTTTTCACGTTTAGATCTTGGCAGCCACTATTGATAATGGGCGCATTGTCCTACAGATCGATAATGCCAAATTAGCAGCAGATGACTTCAGAATGAAGTGAGTAGTCATGAGCAAGGCACTTTCTGTTGCATCTATCTGCAGCAACTACTTCCCCATCTGATGCAGCAGTGATTATCCTATTCCAATGTTATGAATCAGAGAATTAGATGAATATTCAATGGGAATTAAGGCTGTAGTTATGCTTTATTTGAAGGTATGAGAATGAGCTGATTATGCGCCAGACAGTTGAATCGGATATTAATGGCCTGAAGAGGCTTTTGGATGATCTGACTCTTGCCAGAAGTGATTTGGAATCCCAACTGGAGAACCTGAAAGAAGAATTAGCTGCTCTAAAGAAAAACCATGAGGAGGTAAACTAGATGTAATAGGGACCTTTAGTCTTAATTAGAATTTCCCACACATCTCAGGTTTAGGATCCATCTAACAGTGCACCTTGGTTtaggtccccttagctcataacaatatTACAGGGTAACATTCACCTCTTAATCCTGTTCTAAGTGATATACCTGCTGGGAACACCTCGACCTTTGCTTTGGCCCCACAGTTTGTTAAGATACTATTGAGGATCTTCTTCTTGATGGAAAGAAAATCTGTACCAGGCAGATAGATTtgaatataacaatacattttttgcagtgGTCAAGCACTTTTGTTCACAAGAGAGTGAATGCAAGGAAATAAGTATTTTCATAAAAGTTAAAGTGGTGGGAACCTAACATTATTATACATAAATAACCTGAATTTTTAGAACAAAACTAAATTCTCATTTTAGAGATGACTAAACAAGTGGTTAAAACTGTGTCCAAGTAGTGTGCATTCATCTCACCCACAATATACCAAAATACATTAACATGTTCTACTTTGTCAGCCAATAGATGGTGCTGTGTCTTTATGTTAAGAAGATAAGATCATCAGTGGAACGATTTTAAACATGAGATCTGTTACTTACAGGAGATGAAGGCACTGAAAGTACAATTTGTGGGTGACGTCACTGTAGACATGAAAGCAGTACCGGGAATTGACTTGCAGAAGGTTTTAGGAGACCTCAGACATGAATATGAGCAAATTATGGTCAAAAACCAGAAGGACATTGAATTTTGGTATCAAGAGAAGGtgagtataaaaaataataataagatatttATGCCATCACAGATATGGTCAAACAATTTCTTCTGAAATAACCTAATCATGGTATGATTAATACATCTACTTTGTCTCTTTGTGGCTATTGCACTTAATGGAATTATACTATGGGACCAATTGCTCTTTAATGGTGCTCAACACTTCCTGAAATGACCATAATCATGTAAAGAGGAGCATGACCAATACAGAAATAcctattttttttgttgtctCCACAGACATAATGGTTTGGTAACACTATTGACCCTCTCAGTGGGAAatgttgaataataataataattttatttaaagactGAGGCTCAGTGTGCTTGTACCTGTGATGATTGATTCACCAAGGCTCATTATTGCATAGGATTGTAACcagttttatatgtttttcagACTGCAGAGCTGCACAAAAATGTGTCTAGCAGCTCTCAAGAGATCCAGACAACTAACACTCAGGTTACTGATTTAAGACGCACTCTCCAGAACCTTGAAATTGACCTACAGGCTCAGCTCAGTACGGTATGAACCTCTGTCAAGTATATTTCTTTATGTAAACTCTTGCTGATGATGTTTAATTGTTAATTTATCTTGTCATTTCAGAAAGCTGCCCTAGAAGCCTCTCTGGCTGAAACAGAAGGATGCTACTGTCTTCAACTGTCTCAGCTGCAGGGATTAATTCAGAATGTGGAGGCAGAGCTGGCTAATCTCCGTTGTGAGATGGAGAACCAGAACCACGAATACAAGCTTCTCCTGGACATCAAGACACGCCTAGAGCAAGAAATTAACACTTACCGGAACCTCCTGGATGGACAAGGAACACAGTATGGCAATCAGTTCATTCACTTtaagtctagtttttttttaaaacccaattTTTATGGTCCCAATACAGAAATCCCTTACATATTGCAATAACCAAGAAGGGTAGTTTTGTTATATCTAGGTGGTGCAGCCTATAGAATAGTATGGTATGAAGAGGAATTTCATCTAAATATTTCATCTTAAGtccttattgtaaaataaaaaacaagaaaaatctgTGAACTGGGACCTTAATGCTTCTGTAAAGGGAATTTTAGCAAATTTGCAGCTTGTGCTTGGGTTTTGTCAATCAAGTAagttcatttgtattattttttttcagattcccTAAAAGTTCTTATGACACTTCTTTCTCCTCTGGTTCCCAAACAGATAAACAAGGTAAAGATAATAATAACAAACATGAGCATTTTAATTTTGGTCATGGCAGTGTATATAGACAGAACTTTCATTTATTTCAGTCAGTGATAGGAGAGATCAGTGCTTCTTGAGTCAGTATATTGAGTGATTATTGGGCACTAGAACATTGTATAAACCTTGATTTCCAGCTGAAATGGTTAGCATACTTATGGCATGGACTTGGCATTTTGTTTAAACCTTCTTTTAATCTATTCTTTCAGGGGGTTCCTCTCACTATGCCAGAACGCGCGTTGAGGATAGCGATGGAAAAGTGATCTCCTCCCGTGACCAATATCATCACTCTGGATACAAACAATGAATAGGATGACCTGTGCCttctttctattttgttttctcaTAGAAGCTTCAGTTTCTCTTCCTCTTCTACAAGAATTCTGGGCTCACATATTCACTGGAATATTTTAAATCCTTTGCAGATTACAAAATGTATCTGTATCTTCAGGCATTTTCTGTTGGTCACAACTGTATCCTCTGACATGACCTCACGGGCATTTATGGAACGTCCTTAATAAAGCTATGCTATATCATTTTCATGCAATCCATTGGTTGTGCTATTATTATTCAATCTGATATTAAAGGACAAATGGACCCATAGGAATTTTCTACTAATAGAGGAATATTATACTAAGAGAATATGTGTTAATGTTATTAAAACCACTTTAGGACCATCATATTTTGGCACTAGCTTATATTGGGAAATGGTTCCACCTTTAGGGTTTCCATAGGGTTAGATTTTGAAAGGGACTAAGTCTATAGCTAATTTATCTATAGGGGTTATTTCTATTCATTGTCTCCAGTGGAATCATGGATCATGGAGTACAAAACATCCATTCAAAATGCATTGTTCTCTATATTATTATTGGGAAatgttatggttttttttaatgtattttatttgctgcAAAAGTTGAGACAACTCGGGGTACTGAAGCTTATTCTGGTTATGCTTCAATTTTGACTTCAAAGGCATTTTAATCTACAAATTTGGCAATTTATAAAAAGGCTCAATATGTTTCATGTATACAGCATACATCACACAATAATATAGAGATACTCGGGCTATAAAGTGATTATTATTTGGGCACATAAGGTATTTTGTTGGACATGGTGCTGGAAGCCTTGTGTTGTTTATTGGGGCATATTGTACTTTGGTGAGAAAAGATTAATAGATAAATGGTGGTGCTGGAAGCTGTCTGTGCCATTCCTACTATTTCAGCTTGACTGCCCCTATGGCTAACAgctacttgtttatataaactataaaagtcTTTATGAAGCAAgtacatccgttttaccagtgcatagcaacagtaccttatattttcattactttaaaatactttcattttttggtgttactgttcctttaagaagtaatATTATCTTTGCATCTTGTCACATGTGACAatcacattatgacatcacaaatcATCTTGTCaccttatattttcattagtttaaaatacaggtatgggacctgttatccagaatgctcgggacctggggttttccggataacggatctttccgtaatttgggtcttcatgccttaagtctactagaaaatcatataaacatgaaataaacccaataggctggtgttgcttccaataaggattaattatatcttagttgggatcaagtacaagcgactgttttgttattacagagaaaaaggaaatcatttttaaaaatttggattatttggataaaatggagtctatgggagacggtcatttcataattcggagctttctggatatcgggtttccggataagggatcctatacctgtactttcattttttggtgttactgttcctttaagaagtaatATCTTTGAATCTTGTCACGTGTGACAATCACATTATGACTTCAGAAATCATCTTGTCACATGCTTTTGCATGTGACAATCACATGATGACATCACCctcacattatgacatcacaataaaaaaagtttatatgtAACACCGCCACGTTATGATCAGTCTGCTTTCAGACTTGGTGACTGACAGAGGTGAGTCAAGGTTTTAGACAAGTTCTAATTTTGGCTTTGGCTAatcacattatgacatcacaaatcATCTGGTCACATGCTATTGCATGTGACAATCACATGCTTTTGCATGTGACTATCACATGCTTTTGCATGTGACAatcacattatgacatcaccctcaaattatgacatcacaataaaaaaagtttacatgTAACACCGCCACATTATGATCAGTCTGTTTTCAGACTTGGTGACTGACAGAGGTGAGTCAAGGTTTTAGACAAGTTCTAATTTTGGCTTTGGCTTTTTGGCTAatcacattatgacatcacaaatcATCTTGTCaccttatattttcattactttaaaatacaggtatggggcctgttatccagaatgctcgggacttggggttttccggataacggatttttccgtaatttgggtcttcatgccttaagtctactagaaattcatttaaacatgaaataaacccaataggcaggttttgcttccaataaggattaattatatcttagttgggatcaagtacaagcgactgttttattattacagagaaaaaggaaatcatttttaaaaatttggattatttggataaaatggagtctatgggagacggtcatttcataatttggagctttctggatatcgggtttccggataagggatcctatacctgtactttcattttttggtgttactgttcctttaagaagtaatATCTTTGCATCTTGTCACATGTGAGAATCACACAATGACTTCACAAATCATCTTGTCACATGCTTTTGCATGTGACAATCACATGATGACATCACCctcacattatgacatcacagtaCAAAAGTTTACATGTAACACCGCCACGTTATGATCAGTCTGCTTTCAGACTTGGTGACTGACAGAGGTGAGTCAAGGTTTTAGACAAGTTCTAATTTTGGCTTTGGCTAatcacattatgacatcacaaatcATCTGGTCACATGCTATTGCATGTGACAATCACATGCTTTTGCATGTGACAATCACATGCT from the Xenopus laevis strain J_2021 chromosome 9_10L, Xenopus_laevis_v10.1, whole genome shotgun sequence genome contains:
- the krt9.1.L gene encoding keratin, type I cytoskeletal 15, which translates into the protein MSFRQGPPTGKGCSVFESSGISTTGNSHGRAGGIYSGGAHVVNYAGSLRSGYGGHIGNRGVGFADGSAGGVCFDSGAGFGYGGESGFGGGSGYGSGFGSGFIAAGGGHRAGFGFGDDSGLLSFNEKITMQNLNDRLATYLNKVKALEEANTDLEKKIRNWYDTHGPSQVQDKDYSPYYRTIEDLQKKILAATIDNGRIVLQIDNAKLAADDFRMKYENELIMRQTVESDINGLKRLLDDLTLARSDLESQLENLKEELAALKKNHEEEMKALKVQFVGDVTVDMKAVPGIDLQKVLGDLRHEYEQIMVKNQKDIEFWYQEKTAELHKNVSSSSQEIQTTNTQVTDLRRTLQNLEIDLQAQLSTKAALEASLAETEGCYCLQLSQLQGLIQNVEAELANLRCEMENQNHEYKLLLDIKTRLEQEINTYRNLLDGQGTQFPKSSYDTSFSSGSQTDKQGGSSHYARTRVEDSDGKVISSRDQYHHSGYKQ